The DNA sequence GCATCATCTAAAGGGAAACTCAATACAAATCTGCCTTCTTCTTCGGTATAACTCTCAATTTCATAGGTATATTCTAATCTAATAATTCGATAATCGCCACTACAAATTTTATTTTTCTTTGACAATTCGATTTTAATAATTCCATTATTAATCTGATTCTTTTCCTCTGATGAAATATCGTCATCTCGATAATAGTTTTTTAGATCTGTATGAAATGGTAGATATTCCCCATTTGCATCAATCACGTGCAAATTGGACTTGAAAGAACCTATATTGAATGATAAACTATCGACTGCGTCATCAGATTTATTGTATAGCGTATACTCCTCCACACAAGCTATGATAAAAGGATTTTGAAAATTGGAGAAATGCCGAATTCTGATTATTAAAATATCTCCAGATTCGGGCATTAATTAATGATATAAATTTCAACTTAATTAATATTCGGTTTACAAAATACCCACTGTTAAAATAATCACGTAAAATTTTAAAAAAGATTACCTTTATATAGAACCTCAAATCCAATTTAATGACACACGTAGGAGTATCTGCAAATGTTAGCGGGACAACCAATAGTAATTCTTCGCGACAACGTTGAGCGCGTTGGCGGCAGCGAGGCGCAGAAATCGAATATCATGGCGGCCAAGGCGATCGCGGAGGCCGTGCGCACCACCCTCGGACCACGGGGAATGGACAAGATGCTCGTCGCTCCGGGCGGCGATGTCGTCATCACGAACGACGGCGTGACCATCCTCCACGAGATGAAGGTCGAACACCCGACCGGCAAGCTGATCATCGAGGTTGCCGAGACCCAGGACGAGGAAGTCGGCGACGGAACCACCACCGCGACCATCTTCATGGGCGCCCTCATGGCAGAGGCCGAGGCGATGCTCGAGAAGAAGATCCACTCGACGATCATCGCAAACGGCTACACCCTCGGCATGAACAAGGCACTCGAGATCCTCGAGCAGCAGTCCATCACCGCGACCGATGACCGTGAGATGCTCAGGAAGGTCGCCCTTACGAGCGTCACCGGCAAGACCATCGAGGATGTCAAGGACAAGATCGTCGACATCGTCGTCGATGCCGTCACCGCCGTCGCCCGCAAGAACGAGGACGGCAAGTACGAGATCGACGAGGACGACGTCGTCATCAAGACGATGATCGGCGACCAGATGAGCGACGCCGAGTTCCTCGACGGGTTCCTCATCGACAAGACCCGTGTCCAGTACGGCATGCCCAAGGTCGTCGAGGGCGCCCGCATCGCCTGCCTCTCCCAGGCACTCGAGGCGGCCAAGACCCAGACGAAGGCCAAGATCAAGATCACCAGCTCCGAGCAGATGGAGGCCTTCAACGAGAAGGAGCAGGAGACCCTCCGCGAGTTCGCCGACACCCTCAAGGCAAAGGGCGTCAACGCCGTCTTCTGCCAGAAGGGCATCGCCGATGCGGTCCAGTACCACCTCCTGAAACACGGCATCTTCGCCATCCAGGACGTCCCGGAAAAAGACCTCAAGCGCATGGCCCGTGCCGTCGGCGCAACGATCGTCAACAAGCCCGAGGACATCACCGAGGAGACCATCGGCGAAGCAGAGAAGATCGCCGAGATGAAGGACATCGTCATCACCCAGATCACCGGGTGCAAAAACAAGAACACCGTCTCCATCCTCCTCAAGGGAACCAGCCAGGTCTTCGTCGATGAACTCGAACGCGGCGTCTACGACGGCATCCGTGTCGTGATGGACGCCCTCGAGGACGGCAAGTTCGTCGTCGGCGGTGCCGCCATCGACACCGAACTCATGCTCCAGCTCCAGGCATTCGCCGCAACGCAGGAAGGCAGGACCCAGCTCGCCATCGAGGCATTCGCACGGATCTTCGAGGCCATCCCGAACACCCTCGCCGAGAACTCCGGCTACGACCCCATCGACAAGGTCGTCGCCCTCAAGGCAGCCCACGCCGCCGGCAACAACCACGCCGGCCTCGACGTCTACACCGGCGAGATCATCGACATGTACGAGGCAGGTGTCATCGAGCCGATGCGGGTCAAGAAGCAGGCCATCATGTCCTCTGCGGAGACCGCATCCCTCATCATCCGTGTCGATGACATGATGCTCTCCAAGAATGCCCAGCAGATGTCTCGCGGCATGTAAGGACCGTACACCTACACTCAACCATACTGGGGCGAAATATTGGCCCTCCACCCATTTTTTCACGCACCACCCCGAGCGACGCCCCCCGGCGCCGGGTCGGGCCGCATCGGAGGATGACACCGGCCACCCACAGGACGGGACCAAAACGGGCCGCTCACCGCCCGACAGGGGGGCGACGGCGAAGCGGCAGGGAAGGGTACGCCCCCCTCCCGACCGTATATAGATTCTATAGTTTCCGCGCGGAAACGCCCGGTTTTATGGTCATTGGTTAATTCGTTTGCGGTCGCACCGGCCATCCTCCGGGCGCCCCCGGACGGCTGAAAATCTCAAATTAAGGGAAATTAACTCTAATTTCCCGTTTTTAGGCGATTTGTGCCGAATGATAATGATAAATAATGATAGTTCCTAACTCCACATGAGGTGTTTTCGTGGAGCTATTGCTGTTCCTAATACTGTTCCCTGCCTTGATGGGATTTGTTTTTCTCATATTCCCCAACACCAAGGCACGGGATGCAATGGTCGCACTCGCGGCGCTGGTGCTCATTGCAGCTACAGTCATATTCTTCCTTCAAAACTACGGCGCCGGGACCGTGCTATACGAAATAGAACCGGGACTCGTCTCCACTGCGATGATGGCAATCGAAGTGGTGCTCGCCCTCGGTATCCTGTATCTTGCGGCAAAATACAAACAGTGGATCGTCGCCGCCCTGGCCGTCATCGGCACCGGCGTCGCCCTCTACGCCGAGACGCTCTTCACCGGTCCCGAACACCTGAATAACCTGTTCGTGGACGAGTTCACCCTGATCATGGCAGTGATCATCGGTGTCATCGGGAGTCTCATCTGTATCTTTGCCACCGGATATATGCGGGACTACCACGACCATCACAAGGAGATCAAGGACAAGCGGCAGGGATTCTTCTTCCTCCTCTTCGTCTTCCTCTCGGCGATGTTCGGGGTGGTCTTCTCGAACAATATCTTCTGGCTCTTCTTCTTCTGGGAGATAACCACGCTCTGTTCGTTCCTCCTCATCGGGTACGCATGGGACGAACAGGCGCAGAAAAACGCCTTCTGGGCACTGCTCCTAAACCTCCTCGGCGGACTCGGATTCGGAGCGACGTTCCTCTACCTCGCGTTCACCGACCCTGCAGGAGACCTCGTCATGCTCGACTCGCTCATTGCCGCAGGACCCGCGGTTGCGATGATCCCCGCGGCCCTGATAGGCTTTGCGGGCCTCGCAAAGGCGGCGCAGATGCCCTTCTCCTCGTGGCTCCTCGGTGCGATGATCGCCCCGACACCCGTCTCGGCACTCCTGCACTCCTCCACCATGGTCAAGGCAGGCGTGTATGTCATCGTCCGGTTCGCCCCCATCTATGACGCAAGCTTCGTTGGATTCCTTGTCGCACTGGTCGGCGGCTTCACCTTCCTCCTTGCATCGGGCATCGCCATCTCGCAGAGCAACGCCAAGAAGGTCCTTGCATGGTCGACCATTGCAAACCTCGGCCTCATCGTCACCTGTGCGGGCATCGGCAACGCCGCGGCCGTCTGGGCGGCAATCCTCCTCATCGTCTTCCATGCGATTGCAAAGTCGCTCCTCTTCCTCTGTACCGGCACGGTCGAGCACCGCATCGGCAGCAGGGACATCGAGGACATGGGAGGCCTCGTTTCCATCCTGCCGAAGGTCACCATCATGATGATCATCGGCATCGCCGGCATGTTCCTCGCCCCGTTCGGGATGCTCATCTCGAAGTGGGCGGCACTCAGGGCATTCCTGGAGACCCCCTACGGCATCGTCGCGGTCATCCTCATCGCCTTCGGCAGTGCGGTCACCCTCTTCTTCTGGACGAAGTGGATGGGCAAGCTCCTTCAGGTCGCATGGAAGCCGGAACCCAAACGGGAAGGCGAGGTGTCAAAGCCGGAGTTCTACTCCCTCCTCGCGCTTGCAGGAGGCGTCGTCATCATCTGTCTCGGCTTCCCGCTCCTCTCATCGGTCGTCGTCGAGCCCTTCCTTGAGGGCATCTACGGCATCGGAGCCTCGCTCGGGGACCAGAACATCGCCATCATGCTGATGATGATGGTCGTCGTCTTCATCCTGCCCATCTCGCTCATCTTCTTCCGCAGGAACCCCAAGATGATTCCCCACTACGTGGGAGGACGAATGGAAACCGGCGACATGCACTTTGCAGGCTCCATGGGCATCCAGCGCAAGGTGGAGATGTCCAACTACTACTTTGAGGGCATCTTCGGCGAAGCGAAACTCGGCAGGGTGGGCAACATCCTCTGCACGCTCTTCATCGCCTGCATAGGGATCGTGCTGGCCACGGGGGTGATCGCATGATAGAACAGATCATCGGAGCTCTCCTCTTCGTCATCCTCGCCCCCGTCGTCGGCGGTCTCGTCGCGGGTATCGACCGGAAGGTCACCGCTCACATGCAGGGCAGGGTCGGCCCCCCGATCCTCCAGCCCTTCTACGACATCTTCAAGCTCTTCGAGAAGGAGAGCGTCGTCGTCAGGCCGGAGATCAACTTCTATATCTTCTGCTACCTGGTCTTCCTCGTGATCACGGGGGCGATCTTCTTTGCAGGAGAGGACATCCTGCTCGTGATCTTCGCCCTCACCCTCGCCCACGTCTTCATCGTGATTGCGGCGTTCGCCTCGAGCTCGCCCTATTCCCACGTGGGTGCCGAGCGCGAACTCCTGATGATGATGGCGGTCGAACCGATGCTCATCCTCGCCGCGGCCGGGATGTACATGGCGACCGGGTCGTTCTTCGTTGCGGACATCATCGCGTTCCAGAGCATGGGCGGCGACCTCCTGGTCTCCTCGATCCCGCTCCTCTTCCTCGGCGTTGTATACATCCTGACGATCAAGCTGAGAAAGTCCCCCTTCGACATCTCCACCTCGCACCATGCGCACCAGGAGCTCGTCAAGGGACTGACGACCGAGTTTGCAGGCCCGACCCTCGGGATGTACGAGATCGCCCACCTCTACGAGACGGTCTTCCTTCTCGGGTTCGTCTGGCTCTTCTTTGCGGGCGCACCCATCCTCGGCATCGTCGTGGTGGCGGTCGTCTACTTCCTCGAGATTGTAATCGACAATACGAACACCCGTGCCAAGTGGCAGTTCGCCCTGCGCAGTGCGTGGCTGGTGGCGCTCATCCTCGGGGCCGTCAACCTCGCCCTGCTCGTGCTCGGGATCATTCAGCCGGGGACCCTGGGGGTCCTCTAGGAGGAGGTGAAAGAGAATGGCAAATATTACAAAATCCCCGTGGATCATCCACTACGACGGCTCGTCCTGCAACGGATGTGATATCGAAGTGCTTGCATGCCTCACCCCCCTCTACGATATCGAACGGTTCGGCATCATCAACACGGGCAACCCGAAGCATGCCGACATCTTTCTCATCACGGGCGGCATCAACCACCAGAATGTCGATATCGTGAAGAACACCTACGAACAGATGGTCGAGCCCAAGGTCGTCGTGGCGGTCGGCATCTGTGCGACCTCCGGCGGCGTCTTCCGCGAGTGCTACAACATCATGGGCGGCGTCGACGAGGTCATCCCGGTCGACGTCTACGTGCCGGGCTGCGCCGTGCGCCCCGAGGCGATCATCGACGGCGTGGTGCAGGCACTGGGCATCCTCGAGGAGAAACGGGCAAAGCTTGCAGAAGAACAGGGAGGCGCAAAGAAATGAAAGAGCAGAACACCACGCTCAGAGAGATTGCGGTCGCCGACCTCGTCACAGAGACCGGCGGCTTCAAGGCAAAGGGATGCCGCCTCGTGCAGATCGGCTGCACCGGCACCGGGGACGCATACGAGATCAACTACACCTTTGAAAAGGGCGACGTCTTCGAGACCGTGCGCATCACCGTCCACGACGGCGATGTCATCCCGTCGATTGCAGAACACTTCTGGGCCTCATTCATCTATGAAAACGAGATCCACGAACTCTACGGCCTTGCGATCGAGGGGATGAGCATCGACTTCGGCGGCCACCTCTACCACACGGCCGTCGAGAACCCCTTCAAAAACCCCCCGGAGGTCACAAAAGTGGAGAAGGAACGACCCGCACCCAAACCCGAGGGAGGTGATGCCTGATGGGCAGACAGATCGTCGTCCCCTTCGGGCCGCAGCACCCCGTGCTCCCCGAACCCATCCACCTCGACCTCGTCCTCGAGGATGAGGTCGTCGTCGAGGCGGTCCCCTCCATCGGCTACATCCACCGCGGGCTGGAGAAGCTCGTCGAGAAGCGCGAATACACCGATTACATCAGGATTGCCGAGCGCATCTGCGGCATTTGTTCCTTCACCCACTCGGTCACCTATGCAGAGGCCGTGGAGAAGGTGATGGGGCTCGAGGTCCCGCCCCGCGCCCACTACATCCGCACCATCCTGATGGAGTACTCGAGGCTGCACTCCCATATGCTCTGGCTGGGGCTCACCGCCGATGCGATGGGATTCGAAAACCTCTTCATGAACTCATGGCGCATCCGTGAGGCGATCCTCGACGACATGGAGATGGCAACCGGCGGACGGGTCATCCAGGGCCTCACCATCGTGGGCGGCCTGAGAAAGGACGTCCCCGACGAGATGCTCGGGCAGATGAGCGATAACCTGAAGGCGTTAACCCCCCAGATGGAGGAGCTCTGCAGGATCTTCTCCCACGACACATCGGTCCGTCACCGGATGCGTGGCCTGGGTGTCCTTACGAAGGATGAGATGTGGGAGCTCGGCGGCGTCGGCCCGACCGCCCGCGGCTCCGGCCTCGCCCTCGACGCCCGCACCACCGGCTACTCCGCCTACGACGAGCTCGGGTTCAAGCCCGTTGTGGAGACGGAGGGCGACTGCCTGGCCCGGTGTATCGTTAGGGCACGGGAACTGATGGCCGCGGCCGACCTCGTCCATGCGGCGGTGAAGAAGATGCCCGACGGCCCGGTCGACGTAGGGAAGATCAAGGGCGGCCCGGACGGCGACGCATTCGTCTTCACCGAACAGCCCCGCGGCGAAGTGCTCCACTACGTCAAGGGCAACGGGTCGAAGTACCTCGTCCGCCACCGGGTGCGGACCCCGACGTTCGCGAACATCCCGCCCCTGGTGAAGATGCTCGCAGGTGCCGACCTCGCCGACGTCCCGGTCGTCGTTCTGACTATCGACCCGTGTATCGGGTGCATGGAGAGGTGATGAGAAAATGGGACTCTTCGCTATGACCAAAAGGGCGCTTGCAAACGTCATCACAAAGCCGGCGACCCTGATGTACCCTGTAAAGCCCGCAAAACAGTTCGAACGCTCCCGCGGGATGCTTGTCATCACCATCGAGGACTGCATCTACTGCGGGCTCTGTTCCCGCCACTGCCCCGCCGATGCGATCGAGGTCTCGAAGCAGGATCGGACCTGGCAGGTCGACCGTCTCCGCTGCATCATCTGTGCCCAGTGCGTCGACGCCTGCCCGAAGTCGTGCCTCGACATCGTTCCCGAATACGAGAAATCGGTCGCACAGCCCCCCTTCGTGGACTTTTACCAGGGGCCGCCCGCCCCCCCCAAGCCCGAGAAGAAGCCAAAGGAA is a window from the Methanovulcanius yangii genome containing:
- a CDS encoding NADH-quinone oxidoreductase subunit 5 family protein, which translates into the protein MELLLFLILFPALMGFVFLIFPNTKARDAMVALAALVLIAATVIFFLQNYGAGTVLYEIEPGLVSTAMMAIEVVLALGILYLAAKYKQWIVAALAVIGTGVALYAETLFTGPEHLNNLFVDEFTLIMAVIIGVIGSLICIFATGYMRDYHDHHKEIKDKRQGFFFLLFVFLSAMFGVVFSNNIFWLFFFWEITTLCSFLLIGYAWDEQAQKNAFWALLLNLLGGLGFGATFLYLAFTDPAGDLVMLDSLIAAGPAVAMIPAALIGFAGLAKAAQMPFSSWLLGAMIAPTPVSALLHSSTMVKAGVYVIVRFAPIYDASFVGFLVALVGGFTFLLASGIAISQSNAKKVLAWSTIANLGLIVTCAGIGNAAAVWAAILLIVFHAIAKSLLFLCTGTVEHRIGSRDIEDMGGLVSILPKVTIMMIIGIAGMFLAPFGMLISKWAALRAFLETPYGIVAVILIAFGSAVTLFFWTKWMGKLLQVAWKPEPKREGEVSKPEFYSLLALAGGVVIICLGFPLLSSVVVEPFLEGIYGIGASLGDQNIAIMLMMMVVVFILPISLIFFRRNPKMIPHYVGGRMETGDMHFAGSMGIQRKVEMSNYYFEGIFGEAKLGRVGNILCTLFIACIGIVLATGVIA
- a CDS encoding NADH-quinone oxidoreductase subunit C; this translates as MKEQNTTLREIAVADLVTETGGFKAKGCRLVQIGCTGTGDAYEINYTFEKGDVFETVRITVHDGDVIPSIAEHFWASFIYENEIHELYGLAIEGMSIDFGGHLYHTAVENPFKNPPEVTKVEKERPAPKPEGGDA
- a CDS encoding 4Fe-4S binding protein, with the translated sequence MGLFAMTKRALANVITKPATLMYPVKPAKQFERSRGMLVITIEDCIYCGLCSRHCPADAIEVSKQDRTWQVDRLRCIICAQCVDACPKSCLDIVPEYEKSVAQPPFVDFYQGPPAPPKPEKKPKEE
- a CDS encoding hydrogenase large subunit encodes the protein MGRQIVVPFGPQHPVLPEPIHLDLVLEDEVVVEAVPSIGYIHRGLEKLVEKREYTDYIRIAERICGICSFTHSVTYAEAVEKVMGLEVPPRAHYIRTILMEYSRLHSHMLWLGLTADAMGFENLFMNSWRIREAILDDMEMATGGRVIQGLTIVGGLRKDVPDEMLGQMSDNLKALTPQMEELCRIFSHDTSVRHRMRGLGVLTKDEMWELGGVGPTARGSGLALDARTTGYSAYDELGFKPVVETEGDCLARCIVRARELMAAADLVHAAVKKMPDGPVDVGKIKGGPDGDAFVFTEQPRGEVLHYVKGNGSKYLVRHRVRTPTFANIPPLVKMLAGADLADVPVVVLTIDPCIGCMER
- the thsA gene encoding thermosome subunit alpha, coding for MLAGQPIVILRDNVERVGGSEAQKSNIMAAKAIAEAVRTTLGPRGMDKMLVAPGGDVVITNDGVTILHEMKVEHPTGKLIIEVAETQDEEVGDGTTTATIFMGALMAEAEAMLEKKIHSTIIANGYTLGMNKALEILEQQSITATDDREMLRKVALTSVTGKTIEDVKDKIVDIVVDAVTAVARKNEDGKYEIDEDDVVIKTMIGDQMSDAEFLDGFLIDKTRVQYGMPKVVEGARIACLSQALEAAKTQTKAKIKITSSEQMEAFNEKEQETLREFADTLKAKGVNAVFCQKGIADAVQYHLLKHGIFAIQDVPEKDLKRMARAVGATIVNKPEDITEETIGEAEKIAEMKDIVITQITGCKNKNTVSILLKGTSQVFVDELERGVYDGIRVVMDALEDGKFVVGGAAIDTELMLQLQAFAATQEGRTQLAIEAFARIFEAIPNTLAENSGYDPIDKVVALKAAHAAGNNHAGLDVYTGEIIDMYEAGVIEPMRVKKQAIMSSAETASLIIRVDDMMLSKNAQQMSRGM
- a CDS encoding NADH-quinone oxidoreductase subunit B family protein, producing MANITKSPWIIHYDGSSCNGCDIEVLACLTPLYDIERFGIINTGNPKHADIFLITGGINHQNVDIVKNTYEQMVEPKVVVAVGICATSGGVFRECYNIMGGVDEVIPVDVYVPGCAVRPEAIIDGVVQALGILEEKRAKLAEEQGGAKK
- a CDS encoding respiratory chain complex I subunit 1 family protein, giving the protein MIEQIIGALLFVILAPVVGGLVAGIDRKVTAHMQGRVGPPILQPFYDIFKLFEKESVVVRPEINFYIFCYLVFLVITGAIFFAGEDILLVIFALTLAHVFIVIAAFASSSPYSHVGAERELLMMMAVEPMLILAAAGMYMATGSFFVADIIAFQSMGGDLLVSSIPLLFLGVVYILTIKLRKSPFDISTSHHAHQELVKGLTTEFAGPTLGMYEIAHLYETVFLLGFVWLFFAGAPILGIVVVAVVYFLEIVIDNTNTRAKWQFALRSAWLVALILGAVNLALLVLGIIQPGTLGVL